Proteins encoded within one genomic window of Eurosta solidaginis isolate ZX-2024a chromosome 1, ASM4086904v1, whole genome shotgun sequence:
- the LOC137237676 gene encoding mitochondrial 2-oxoglutarate/malate carrier protein, translating into MSNQSDQNKSVVVAIKPVAAAAQIPNGLKFLFGGLAGMGATMIVQPLDLVKTRMQISGAGGAVKEYDSSFDCFKKVAKNEGPLALYKGIGAALLRQATYTTGRLGVYTYLTDTYQAHYKKAPGILETMAMGVAAGACGAFIGTPAEVALIRMASDGRLPLAERRNYSNVANALIRITREEGVSALWRGCVPTIGRAMVVNMTQLASYSQFKSYFKTGPLKMDEGIKLHFSASMLSGFLTTITSMPLDIAKTRIQNMKTADDAKPEYKGTTDVLLKVARQEGVFALWKGFTPYFCRLGPHTVLTFIFLEQMNKFYRSYARKNSTVV; encoded by the coding sequence ATGTCAAATCAAAGTGATCAGAATAAAAGTGTGGTTGTTGCAATTAAACCAGTAGCAGCAGCAGCACAAATACCAAATGGCTTGAAATTCTTGTTTGGTGGCCTAGCTGGTATGGGTGCAACAATGATCGTCCAGCCACTGGATTTGGTTAAGACACGCATGCAAATATCTGGCGCTGGTGGTGCTGTAAAAGAGTATGACAGCTCATTTGATTGCTTTAAAAAAGTGGCTAAAAATGAAGGTCCATTGGCATTGTATAAGGGTATAGGTGCAGCTTTGTTGCGTCAAGCTACTTATACAACTGGACGTCTGGGCGTATATACATACCTAACCGATACATATCAAGCGCATTACAAAAAAGCGCCCGGCATATTAGAAACTATGGCAATGGGTGTTGCAGCCGGAGCTTGTGGTGCATTCATTGGTACACCCGCTGAAGTGGCATTAATTCGTATGGCAAGTGATGGCCGTTTGCCGCTAGCCGAACGACGTAACTATTCAAATGTGGCTAATGCCCTTATACGTATAACACGTGAGGAGGGCGTATCAGCATTGTGGCGTGGTTGTGTTCCAACCATAGGACGTGCTATGGTAGTTAATATGACACAATTAGCTTCATATTCCCAATTCAAATCATACTTCAAAACGGGTCCACTCAAAATGGATGAAGGAATCAAATTGCATTTTTCCGCAAGCATGTTGAGTGGTTTTCTAACAACAATTACCTCAATGCCGCTGGATATTGCTAAAACACGTATACAAAATATGAAAACTGCTGATGATGCTAAACCAGAATATAAGGGCACAACTGATGTGCTGCTTAAGGTGGCACGTCAGGAAGGTGTATTCGCATTATGGAAAGGGTTTACGCCATATTTCTGCCGTCTCGGACCACATACGGTATTGACTTTCATCTTTTTGGAGCAAATGAATAAATTTTATCGCAGTTATGCCAGGAAGAACAGCACTGTAGTGTGA
- the LOC137243941 gene encoding uncharacterized protein, whose amino-acid sequence MPLKKKKFTSIKQIVTYNEKRDKMYNTTPLLEYNHYKHRCRVKAARKYIDDSAPILHLTTIMNLKNNYSDLVALSHNMRDNIDMLEYFGRMNLIGRKNSWNNSHDAQWRYSRLVSMHKSVQAIERENQFIARRIQDARKVIDTNLKPKSVSNPSLKRKSSFKAPHEILSKYDNRVHLPNKCSEERLLLRPIVYFELEVVGLCSIGRFTVQLYTEALPQVVLAFVRTCKEGKLRRLTLVRSFTDLWAEFELKLDVKDIEWAKEAPIEYDRRALHQNIKSGVLSFSLKHVETLRKGILSFALSFRPLVVDMKDRVAFGKLIDGMRGLYLLESNGTKNGKPMKNVIATAMGVER is encoded by the coding sequence ATGCCTCTGAAGAAGAAGAAGTTCACATCCATTAAGCAAATCGTGACCTACAATGAGAAGCGTGACAAGATGTACAATACGACGCCCCTCTTAGAATACAATCATTACAAACATCGCTGTCGTGTCAAAGCAGCCCGCAAATACATCGATGACTCTGCACCAATTTTACACTTGACCACCATTATGAATCTAAAAAACAATTACTCCGATCTGGTTGCCCTTTCACATAATATGCGAGATAATATCGATATGCTAGAATATTTTGGACGGATGAATTTGATTGGACGCAAAAATTCATGGAATAATTCACACGATGCACAATGGCGTTACTCGCGCCTCGTATCGATGCATAAGTCAGTGCAGGCTATAGAGCGAGAAAACCAATTTATAGCCAGACGTATACAGGATGCACGAAAGGTTATCGATACCAACTTAAAACCAAAATCGGTCAGTAATCCAAGTTTGAAACGAAAGTCATCGTTTAAGGCGCCACATGAAATTCTATCTAAATATGATAACCGAGTACATTTGCCGAATAAATGTAGTGAGGAACGTTTGCTTCTACGGCCGATAGTCTATTTCGAATTAGAAGTTGTAGGGCTCTGTTCCATTGGTCGATTTACTGTACAACTTTACACTGAAGCTCTACCACAGGTGGTTTTGGCTTTCGTGCGCACTTGTAAGGAGGGAAAGTTACGAAGACTTACGCTTGTGCGCTCCTTTACAGATCTTTGGGCTGAATTCGAGTTAAAGTTAGACGTTAAAGATATTGAGTGGGCGAAGGAGGCACCAATTGAATATGATAGACGTGCTCTGCATCAAAATATAAAATCGGGCGTATTATCGTTTTCCTTGAAACATGTAGAGACACTACGTAAAGGCATTTTAAGCTTTGCCCTGAGCTTTAGACCCTTGGTTGTAGACATGAAAGATCGTGTGGCATTTGGTAAGCTGATTGATGGTATGCGCGGATTGTATTTGTTGGAAAGTAATGGCACCAAGAATGGCAAACCAATGAAGAACGTTATAGCCACTGCTATGGGTGTGGAGAGGTAA